One window of the Roseovarius sp. THAF9 genome contains the following:
- the guaA gene encoding glutamine-hydrolyzing GMP synthase: protein MTQHDRLLIIDFGSQVTQLIARRLRELSVYCEIHPFQNVTDAFLKDFAPKAVIFSGGPDTVTRDGAPRPPQSVYDLGVPILGICYGQQVMMQDLGGRVEGGKISGGGGTAEFGRAWVSPTEERIELLAGWFLGEREQVWMSHGDHVAELAPGFAVYGTSPHAPFAITADLERDFYAVQFHPEVHHTPNGRTLYENFVKRAGFKGDWTMAAYREEMVEAIREQVGDSKVICALSGGVDSSVAAALIHEAIGENLTCVFVDHGLLRLNEGEEVVGMFRDHMNLRVIHAQEQDLFLGELEGVSDPETKRKIIGKLFIDVFQKYADEIEGAAFLAQGTLYPDVIESVSFSGGPSVTIKSHHNVGGLPEKMGLKLVEPLRELFKDEVRALGRELGLPDSFIGRHPFPGPGLAIRCPGEITRDKLEILRKADAVYIDQIRKHGLYDEIWQAFVAIMPVRTVGVMGDGRTYDYACALRAVTSVDGMTADYYPFSHDFLGETATRIINEVEGINRVTYDITSKPPGTIEWE, encoded by the coding sequence ATGACCCAGCATGATCGCCTTCTTATCATCGACTTTGGCAGCCAGGTGACGCAGCTGATCGCGCGCCGCCTGCGCGAGCTGAGCGTTTACTGCGAAATTCACCCGTTCCAGAACGTGACGGACGCGTTTCTGAAGGACTTTGCGCCCAAGGCGGTGATCTTTTCCGGCGGGCCCGACACGGTGACGCGCGACGGCGCGCCCCGGCCGCCGCAATCGGTCTATGACCTCGGCGTGCCGATCCTCGGCATCTGCTATGGTCAGCAGGTCATGATGCAGGATCTGGGCGGCCGCGTGGAAGGCGGCAAGATTTCGGGCGGCGGTGGCACGGCGGAGTTCGGCCGCGCCTGGGTGTCGCCCACGGAAGAGCGCATCGAGCTTCTGGCGGGCTGGTTCCTTGGCGAGCGCGAGCAGGTGTGGATGAGCCATGGCGACCACGTGGCCGAACTGGCGCCCGGGTTCGCGGTTTACGGCACCTCGCCGCACGCGCCCTTTGCCATTACCGCCGATCTGGAGCGGGATTTCTACGCGGTGCAGTTCCATCCGGAAGTGCATCACACGCCCAATGGCCGCACGCTTTACGAGAATTTTGTCAAGCGGGCCGGGTTCAAGGGCGACTGGACCATGGCCGCCTACCGCGAGGAAATGGTCGAGGCGATCCGCGAGCAGGTGGGCGACTCCAAGGTGATCTGCGCCCTGTCGGGCGGAGTGGACAGTTCGGTGGCCGCGGCGCTCATTCACGAGGCGATCGGCGAGAACCTCACTTGCGTCTTCGTCGATCATGGCCTGTTGCGCCTAAATGAGGGCGAGGAGGTCGTGGGCATGTTCCGCGATCACATGAACCTTCGGGTGATCCACGCGCAGGAGCAGGACCTGTTCCTAGGCGAGTTGGAGGGCGTGTCGGACCCCGAGACCAAGCGCAAGATCATTGGCAAGCTCTTTATCGACGTGTTCCAGAAATATGCCGACGAGATCGAGGGTGCGGCCTTCCTCGCCCAAGGCACGCTTTACCCGGATGTCATTGAATCCGTCAGCTTTTCCGGCGGGCCGAGCGTGACGATCAAGAGCCACCACAATGTCGGTGGCCTGCCCGAGAAGATGGGGCTGAAGCTGGTCGAACCGCTGCGTGAATTGTTCAAGGACGAAGTGCGCGCACTGGGCCGCGAATTGGGCCTGCCCGACAGCTTCATCGGGCGTCACCCCTTCCCCGGACCGGGCCTTGCCATCCGCTGCCCGGGCGAGATCACCCGCGACAAGCTGGAGATCCTGCGCAAGGCGGATGCGGTCTATATCGACCAGATCCGCAAGCATGGGCTTTACGACGAGATCTGGCAGGCTTTCGTTGCGATCATGCCGGTGCGCACCGTGGGTGTGATGGGCGACGGGCGGACCTATGATTATGCCTGCGCGCTGCGCGCGGTGACGAGTGTCGACGGGATGACCGCCGATTACTACCCGTTCAGCCATGATTTCCTGGGCGAGACCGCGACGCGGATCATCAACGAGGTTGAGGGTATCAACCGGGTCACCTACGACATTACCTCGAAGCCTCCGGGCACCATCGAATGGGAGTGA
- a CDS encoding DUF6456 domain-containing protein: MSKAGLAGTPATKDLSWVPMAAITYLAHTEGGTSIRALARRLGCHASTVSRQVRALEALRDDHLVDEALRRLGPRVMSHQDAGSCIKEKRMTALPEDQNVPQTLTETRLNREALRVLRRLCEKGAVLAVATEMDKAVVVRETEAGQNRTAVVDRDIAEAMALKCWISCDAPGRVSRYAITSAGRTALGQLMAQAENSVQGFAESQAAFLGRDAVLDTDDDEEAQARRRIRYGIAESPLILLSRRRDRDGSRFLAADLVRAGERLREDFEMARLGDTPRDDWTGILTGATQPKPVERQNVTARAAQARVLGALHDLGPGLADVALRCCCFLEGLETTEKKLGWSARSGKIVLRIALQRLKRHYAELGDSAGLMG; this comes from the coding sequence ATGAGCAAAGCTGGCTTGGCGGGGACACCCGCCACGAAAGATCTGTCCTGGGTGCCGATGGCAGCCATCACCTATCTGGCCCATACCGAGGGTGGCACGTCGATCAGGGCGCTGGCCCGACGACTTGGCTGTCACGCCTCCACCGTTTCGCGACAGGTCCGTGCGCTCGAAGCCTTGCGCGACGATCACCTCGTCGACGAAGCCCTGCGCCGCCTTGGCCCGCGGGTGATGTCCCATCAGGACGCCGGTTCGTGCATCAAGGAGAAACGCATGACCGCGCTGCCCGAAGACCAGAATGTCCCACAGACACTGACCGAAACCCGCCTCAACCGCGAAGCCCTGCGCGTGCTGCGCCGCTTGTGTGAAAAAGGGGCCGTGCTGGCCGTGGCAACCGAGATGGACAAGGCCGTCGTGGTGCGCGAAACCGAGGCCGGGCAGAACCGCACTGCGGTCGTCGATCGCGATATCGCCGAGGCGATGGCGCTGAAATGCTGGATCAGCTGCGACGCGCCGGGCCGGGTGTCGCGCTATGCGATCACGTCGGCGGGACGCACTGCACTCGGACAGTTGATGGCCCAGGCTGAAAACAGCGTGCAAGGATTTGCCGAGTCGCAGGCCGCATTCCTTGGCCGGGATGCCGTCCTCGACACTGACGACGACGAAGAGGCACAGGCCCGACGCCGCATCCGTTATGGCATCGCCGAGTCGCCTCTGATACTGCTCTCGCGCCGCCGCGACCGCGACGGCAGCCGGTTTCTTGCGGCCGATCTCGTCCGCGCCGGCGAACGCCTACGCGAAGATTTCGAGATGGCGCGTCTGGGCGACACACCGCGCGACGACTGGACCGGCATACTGACCGGCGCGACCCAGCCCAAGCCGGTCGAGCGGCAGAACGTCACAGCCCGGGCCGCTCAGGCTCGCGTGCTCGGCGCCTTGCACGATCTCGGACCCGGGCTCGCGGACGTGGCGCTGCGTTGCTGCTGCTTCCTCGAAGGGTTGGAAACCACCGAGAAAAAGCTCGGCTGGTCCGCGCGCTCGGGCAAGATCGTGCTGCGCATCGCGCTGCAACGGCTCAAACGCCATTACGCCGAATTGGGCGACAGCGCCGGGCTCATGGGGTAG
- a CDS encoding alpha/beta fold hydrolase translates to MKRKLIWAALGAVALLSSCAGLAGIKERTAEQTHPPLGRFVEVEGTRVHVWVEGRGPDLVLIHGAGGNLRDFTFDLAKRLTSRYRVIAFDRPGLGYTERLPGYGGVGSTEGESPREQAALLQKAAAQVGVRRPVVVGHSFGGAVALAWGLNAPQETSALVLLAGVSNPWPGELGTFYNVTGTALGGAAAVPLITALASEERIERSIEGTFAPQSAPKGYSEYLGPGLTLRRETLRANGQQVLGLRPHIVEMSQQYRDTLRMPVEIVHGDADDTVPLDVHSIPLSKQLRNGNLTVLDGVGHMPHHVRPQATVAAIDRAASRAGLR, encoded by the coding sequence ATGAAACGCAAGCTGATCTGGGCGGCGCTTGGCGCCGTCGCGCTGTTGTCGAGCTGTGCGGGGCTGGCAGGCATCAAGGAACGCACCGCCGAGCAAACCCACCCGCCGCTGGGCCGTTTTGTCGAGGTGGAGGGGACCCGCGTGCATGTCTGGGTCGAGGGAAGGGGCCCGGACCTGGTGCTGATCCACGGCGCGGGCGGCAATCTGCGGGATTTCACCTTTGACCTGGCGAAACGGCTGACGTCCCGCTACCGGGTCATCGCGTTCGACCGCCCCGGGCTGGGCTATACCGAGCGGCTGCCGGGCTATGGCGGCGTCGGCAGCACCGAGGGCGAAAGCCCGCGCGAACAGGCCGCCCTTTTGCAAAAGGCCGCGGCCCAAGTCGGCGTGCGGCGGCCCGTGGTGGTCGGCCACAGTTTCGGCGGCGCCGTTGCGCTGGCCTGGGGGCTGAACGCGCCGCAGGAAACCTCGGCGCTGGTCCTGCTGGCGGGCGTGTCGAACCCCTGGCCCGGGGAACTGGGCACCTTCTACAACGTCACCGGCACCGCGCTTGGCGGGGCGGCGGCTGTGCCGCTGATCACCGCGCTGGCCTCGGAAGAGCGGATCGAGCGCAGCATCGAGGGCACGTTCGCGCCGCAAAGCGCGCCAAAGGGGTATTCCGAATATCTCGGCCCCGGCCTGACCCTGCGGCGCGAGACGTTGCGCGCCAATGGCCAGCAGGTGCTGGGCCTGCGCCCGCATATCGTGGAGATGTCGCAGCAGTATCGCGATACGCTGCGGATGCCGGTCGAGATCGTGCATGGCGACGCGGACGACACCGTGCCGCTGGACGTGCACTCGATCCCGCTTTCGAAACAGCTGCGAAACGGCAACCTGACGGTGCTGGACGGCGTGGGCCACATGCCCCACCACGTGCGGCCCCAGGCCACGGTCGCGGCAATCGACCGCGCGGCGTCTCGCGCCGGATTGCGTTAA
- a CDS encoding DMT family transporter encodes MGVTETAEPAPQVLRAGLFMLGAVASFTLMAVAGRQVSFELDTFEIMMFRSIVGLVVVMAFVLAQGRLDELPTQKTGTHMLRNVFHFTGQNLWFFAITMIPLAQVFALEFTTPLWVLILSPLMLGERMTRIRLSAAVLGFIGILIVARPTPDTLNIGTAAAAACAIGFAGTYIFAKRLTRTESLTCILFYMTVMQAVFGLICAGFDGDIALPSSQSLPWLVAIGICGLTAHFCITSALALAPATLVSPIDFMRLPVIAIVGLLVYDEAVSVFVFVGAVLIFGANYLNLWAETRKR; translated from the coding sequence ATGGGAGTGACCGAGACGGCGGAGCCTGCACCGCAGGTCCTGCGAGCGGGTCTGTTCATGCTGGGGGCGGTGGCGTCCTTCACCCTGATGGCGGTGGCCGGGCGCCAGGTGAGCTTTGAGCTCGATACCTTTGAAATCATGATGTTTCGCAGCATCGTGGGTCTGGTCGTGGTGATGGCGTTCGTGCTGGCGCAGGGGCGTCTGGATGAATTGCCGACGCAAAAGACCGGCACGCATATGTTGCGCAATGTTTTTCATTTCACAGGGCAGAACCTGTGGTTCTTCGCGATCACCATGATCCCGCTGGCGCAGGTCTTCGCGCTGGAGTTCACCACGCCCCTATGGGTGCTGATCCTGTCGCCGCTGATGCTGGGCGAGCGGATGACGCGCATCCGGTTGTCTGCCGCGGTGCTTGGGTTCATCGGCATCCTGATCGTGGCGCGGCCCACGCCCGACACGCTGAACATCGGAACGGCGGCGGCGGCGGCCTGTGCCATCGGCTTTGCCGGGACGTATATCTTTGCCAAGCGGCTGACGCGGACGGAATCGCTGACCTGCATCCTGTTCTACATGACCGTGATGCAGGCGGTGTTCGGGCTGATCTGCGCAGGCTTTGACGGGGATATCGCCCTGCCCTCGTCTCAAAGCCTGCCGTGGCTGGTGGCCATCGGCATCTGCGGTCTGACGGCGCATTTCTGCATCACCTCGGCGCTGGCGCTGGCGCCGGCCACGCTGGTCAGCCCGATCGATTTCATGCGGTTGCCGGTGATCGCGATCGTGGGCCTGCTGGTCTATGACGAGGCGGTGAGCGTCTTCGTCTTTGTCGGCGCGGTCCTGATTTTCGGGGCCAATTACCTCAACCTCTGGGCGGAGACCCGCAAGAGGTGA
- a CDS encoding outer membrane protein transport protein, producing the protein MKKLALAACALTATASAASAGGIERRGDPSQILFEESRNYLQFSAATVHPNVSGPPIGTAAAIGATPTGNIQNSYQNYALGFKHQYNDRLALAFVIDEPVGASVNYRTPPYTGPGTGAFFGASNAEVSSIQFTAMAKYDVMDNVSVYGGVRYQGLKGDITVISPATGPAGGPGPYTLSVDNDFQLGYLLGAAYERPELAMRFSLTYESKVEHSFRDNNGTPFDVEIPQAVTLRAQSGIAANTLLFGSIKWREWTAFNVQPADFFSYSTGAPVNTSIASGTSDVWTYELGLGRRFNENWSGAAIIGYEKDNGDIVGNLSGTDGYVSYGLAVTYETESWEITSGIRYIDVGSANSSVTGFTDSDAIAVGTQVGFKF; encoded by the coding sequence ATGAAAAAACTAGCTTTGGCAGCGTGCGCGCTCACCGCAACTGCCTCTGCCGCCTCAGCAGGCGGAATCGAACGCCGCGGTGACCCATCGCAAATCCTGTTCGAAGAGAGCAGGAACTACCTGCAGTTCTCGGCGGCGACCGTGCATCCGAACGTGTCTGGTCCGCCGATCGGAACAGCTGCGGCCATCGGCGCGACGCCGACGGGCAACATCCAAAACAGCTATCAAAACTATGCTTTGGGCTTCAAGCATCAGTACAATGACAGGCTGGCCCTTGCGTTTGTCATCGACGAACCGGTTGGTGCATCCGTCAACTATCGGACGCCGCCTTACACCGGACCGGGCACCGGTGCCTTCTTTGGTGCCTCCAACGCCGAAGTCTCTTCGATCCAGTTCACGGCCATGGCCAAGTACGACGTTATGGACAATGTCAGCGTGTACGGTGGCGTTCGCTACCAGGGGCTGAAAGGCGACATCACAGTCATCTCGCCCGCCACTGGGCCCGCCGGCGGCCCTGGTCCTTATACGCTGAGCGTCGATAACGACTTCCAGCTTGGCTACTTGCTGGGTGCTGCCTATGAGCGGCCCGAGTTGGCGATGCGCTTCTCGCTGACCTATGAGTCGAAGGTCGAGCATTCGTTCCGCGACAACAACGGTACGCCGTTCGACGTAGAGATTCCTCAGGCTGTTACCTTGCGCGCCCAAAGCGGCATCGCGGCGAATACACTGCTGTTCGGGTCAATCAAGTGGCGTGAATGGACCGCATTCAACGTGCAACCCGCAGATTTCTTTTCGTATTCGACCGGTGCGCCGGTGAACACGTCTATTGCCAGCGGCACCAGCGATGTCTGGACCTACGAGCTTGGCCTCGGCCGGCGGTTCAACGAGAACTGGAGCGGTGCGGCGATCATCGGATATGAAAAAGACAATGGAGATATCGTCGGCAACCTCTCGGGTACGGACGGTTACGTCAGCTATGGTCTGGCCGTGACCTACGAGACGGAGTCGTGGGAGATCACGTCGGGCATCCGGTATATCGACGTGGGCAGCGCCAACAGCTCGGTGACCGGGTTCACCGACAGCGACGCCATTGCCGTCGGCACCCAGGTCGGCTTCAAATTCTAA
- a CDS encoding trimethylamine methyltransferase family protein yields the protein MAEATARRRARGGGGAARRAERTAVSVETAKYIERNIPNFEILNEEALEMIEHNAETVLEEIGVNFVENPKALQMWKDAGADVQGERVHIPRGLARELIKTAPSQYTQHARNPERSVVVGGNNLVYAPVYGPPFVRDSAGGRRYATMADFEKFVKLGYMSKWLHHSGGTVCEPTDIPVNKRHLDMLRAHMVLSDKPFMGSVTEPSRAQDSVDMCGILFGEDFVQQNTVMTSLININSPLTFDEVMMGAMEVYAKNNQACIVSPFIVGGAMAPVTVAGTLTQVMAEALAGVAFNQLCNPGAPVIMGAFVTSIDMNSGAPTFGTPEAAHITYGAGQLARRLGLPYRSAGSFNGSKLPDAQAAYETANSLNMGLLAGVNFMLHSCGWLEGGLVSSFEKFVMDADQLGVYHHLAKGIYTDENGQAMDAIREVGPGGHYLGCAHTQANFKTAFWRSEMLDYKPFEQWADEGEQDTMALAAARVEKQLANYQQPALDPGVLEALDAYVAEKKASMPDAFG from the coding sequence ATGGCCGAAGCAACAGCCCGCAGACGGGCCCGGGGCGGAGGCGGCGCAGCCCGCCGCGCAGAACGCACCGCCGTCAGCGTCGAAACCGCCAAGTATATCGAGCGTAACATCCCGAATTTCGAGATCCTCAACGAAGAGGCGCTCGAGATGATCGAGCATAACGCCGAAACCGTTTTGGAAGAGATCGGCGTCAACTTCGTCGAGAACCCCAAGGCGCTCCAGATGTGGAAAGACGCCGGCGCCGACGTGCAGGGCGAGCGGGTGCACATCCCCCGCGGCCTCGCGCGCGAGCTGATCAAGACCGCGCCGTCGCAATATACCCAGCACGCTCGCAACCCCGAGCGCAGCGTCGTCGTGGGCGGCAATAACCTGGTCTACGCACCGGTCTACGGCCCGCCTTTCGTGCGCGACAGCGCCGGCGGCCGGCGTTACGCGACGATGGCCGACTTCGAGAAATTCGTAAAACTCGGCTACATGTCCAAGTGGCTGCACCACTCGGGCGGCACCGTGTGCGAACCCACCGACATCCCTGTCAACAAGCGTCACCTCGACATGCTGCGCGCGCACATGGTGCTGTCGGACAAGCCCTTCATGGGCTCCGTGACCGAGCCCAGCCGCGCGCAGGACAGCGTCGACATGTGCGGCATCCTCTTCGGCGAGGACTTCGTGCAGCAGAACACGGTGATGACCTCGCTGATCAACATCAACTCGCCACTGACCTTCGACGAGGTGATGATGGGCGCGATGGAAGTCTACGCGAAAAACAACCAGGCCTGCATCGTCTCGCCTTTCATCGTCGGCGGCGCCATGGCGCCGGTGACCGTCGCGGGCACCCTGACACAGGTCATGGCCGAGGCGCTGGCAGGCGTGGCCTTCAACCAGCTCTGCAACCCCGGCGCGCCTGTCATCATGGGTGCCTTCGTGACCTCGATCGACATGAACTCCGGCGCGCCCACTTTCGGCACGCCAGAGGCCGCGCACATCACCTATGGCGCTGGGCAACTGGCGCGCCGCCTTGGCCTTCCGTACCGTTCGGCCGGGTCGTTCAACGGCTCCAAGCTGCCCGATGCGCAGGCCGCTTACGAGACCGCCAACAGCCTCAACATGGGGCTTCTTGCGGGCGTCAACTTCATGCTGCACTCCTGCGGCTGGCTCGAAGGTGGGCTGGTGTCCTCGTTCGAGAAATTCGTCATGGATGCCGACCAGCTGGGCGTCTACCACCACCTCGCCAAGGGCATCTACACCGACGAGAACGGCCAGGCGATGGATGCCATCCGCGAGGTCGGCCCCGGCGGGCACTACCTTGGCTGCGCCCACACCCAGGCCAATTTCAAGACCGCCTTCTGGCGCTCTGAGATGCTCGACTACAAGCCGTTCGAGCAATGGGCCGACGAGGGCGAGCAGGACACGATGGCGCTGGCCGCCGCCCGTGTCGAAAAGCAACTGGCCAATTACCAGCAGCCCGCGCTCGACCCAGGCGTGCTCGAAGCGCTCGACGCCTATGTTGCCGAGAAGAAGGCCTCGATGCCCGACGCCTTCGGCTGA
- a CDS encoding DUF6477 family protein — protein sequence MTDLLCVLDTLKRPRLLIRAARLGAAQYRRELHLPRHLDTSALPDSGAALAELIAVEAELDAARCGRRADCAVARHVDVMIAIMGEARLIRAAMAPRPEAPAQACEPAPVM from the coding sequence ATGACCGATCTGCTTTGTGTTCTCGACACGCTCAAACGCCCGCGGCTTCTGATCCGTGCGGCCCGGCTGGGCGCCGCGCAGTACCGCCGCGAGTTGCATTTGCCGCGGCACCTGGACACGAGCGCCTTGCCCGACAGCGGCGCGGCGCTGGCGGAATTGATCGCGGTCGAGGCGGAGCTTGACGCGGCCCGGTGCGGACGCCGCGCGGATTGCGCGGTGGCGCGGCACGTTGACGTGATGATTGCGATCATGGGAGAGGCGCGGCTGATCCGAGCCGCGATGGCGCCCAGACCGGAGGCACCGGCGCAAGCATGTGAGCCCGCGCCGGTGATGTGA
- a CDS encoding ATPase: MIYQTAQDWRDAPHKRVLFYGMSGLGKTHLSNMLREAGDWFHYSIDYRIGTRYMGELIADNAKAHAMKVPFLRNLLMTDSIYIGSNITFENLSPVSTYLGKPGDPDKGGLPIDEYRLRQDQFRRAEMNALMDTGHFIERAGRLYGYPHFVCDTGGSICEWVDGDDPDDPILTELASHCLLIGLKGDEAHRQELIRRFDRAPKPMCYQPEFLAGAWAEYLRENNVQEGDVDPDSFIRWTYARALAHRAPRYAAMEKWGITLDHDEVSQVTTADGFEALVAAALERRA; the protein is encoded by the coding sequence ATGATCTACCAGACCGCGCAGGATTGGCGGGACGCGCCGCACAAACGGGTGCTGTTCTACGGCATGTCGGGGCTGGGCAAGACCCACCTGTCGAACATGCTGCGCGAGGCAGGCGATTGGTTTCACTATTCCATCGATTACCGGATCGGCACCCGCTACATGGGCGAGCTGATTGCCGACAACGCCAAGGCGCATGCGATGAAGGTGCCGTTTCTGCGCAACCTGCTGATGACGGATTCGATCTATATCGGGTCGAACATCACGTTCGAGAACCTTTCGCCGGTTTCGACCTACCTGGGTAAGCCGGGCGACCCGGACAAAGGCGGGCTGCCAATCGACGAGTACCGCCTAAGGCAGGATCAGTTCCGCCGCGCGGAAATGAACGCGCTGATGGATACCGGCCATTTCATCGAACGCGCGGGGCGGCTTTACGGCTATCCGCATTTCGTCTGCGATACCGGCGGGTCGATCTGTGAATGGGTCGATGGCGACGATCCGGACGATCCGATCCTGACGGAACTGGCGTCTCACTGTCTTTTGATCGGGCTGAAAGGCGACGAGGCGCACCGGCAGGAGCTGATCCGCCGGTTCGACCGCGCGCCCAAGCCGATGTGCTATCAGCCTGAATTCCTGGCGGGCGCCTGGGCGGAATATCTGCGCGAAAACAATGTCCAAGAAGGCGATGTTGATCCCGATTCGTTTATTCGCTGGACCTATGCCCGTGCACTGGCACACCGCGCGCCGCGCTATGCGGCAATGGAGAAATGGGGCATCACGCTCGACCATGACGAGGTTTCGCAGGTCACAACTGCCGACGGGTTCGAGGCGCTGGTGGCCGCAGCCCTTGAGCGCAGGGCATAA
- the ppk2 gene encoding polyphosphate kinase 2 — protein MDLPFDGAISTYFKSGAPEEVRNAIRRADKGDILSSDYPHSDRMPRKAYERDLHRLQIELVKLQAWVKESGARVVCVFEGRDAAGKGGTIKRFRENLNPRGARVVALPKPSETEATQWYFQRYIDHLPAGGEIVFFDRSWYNRGVVEKVFGFCTDAQREHFFHQVGDFEKMLADEGIHLFKFWLNVGRAEQLRRFMKRESDPLKQWKLSWIDVEGLKRWDAYSEAISETLARSHGTHAPWTVVRSDDKRRARVEAIRHVLLNIDYDRKLPKSLGVPDAVVCGGPEIWDA, from the coding sequence ATGGACCTGCCATTTGACGGCGCGATCAGCACCTATTTCAAAAGCGGGGCCCCCGAGGAGGTCCGCAACGCGATCCGGCGGGCCGACAAGGGCGATATCCTGTCGTCCGACTATCCCCATTCCGACCGGATGCCGCGCAAGGCCTATGAGCGGGATCTGCACCGTCTGCAGATCGAACTGGTCAAGCTGCAGGCCTGGGTCAAGGAAAGCGGCGCGCGGGTCGTCTGCGTCTTCGAAGGGCGCGATGCGGCGGGCAAGGGCGGCACGATCAAGCGGTTTCGAGAGAACCTGAACCCGCGTGGCGCGCGGGTCGTGGCCTTGCCAAAACCGTCCGAGACGGAAGCCACCCAATGGTACTTCCAGCGCTATATCGACCACCTGCCGGCTGGCGGCGAGATCGTGTTCTTCGACCGCTCATGGTACAATCGCGGCGTGGTGGAAAAGGTCTTTGGCTTTTGCACCGATGCGCAGCGCGAACATTTCTTTCACCAGGTCGGCGATTTCGAGAAGATGCTGGCCGACGAGGGTATTCACCTCTTCAAGTTCTGGCTGAACGTCGGTCGCGCCGAACAGCTGCGCCGGTTCATGAAGCGCGAGAGCGACCCGCTGAAGCAATGGAAGCTCAGCTGGATCGACGTCGAGGGGTTGAAGAGATGGGACGCCTATTCCGAGGCCATCTCCGAGACGCTGGCGCGATCGCACGGCACCCACGCGCCTTGGACGGTGGTGCGCTCGGACGACAAGCGGCGCGCGCGGGTAGAGGCGATCCGGCACGTGCTGCTCAATATCGACTACGACCGCAAGCTGCCGAAATCGCTGGGCGTCCCCGATGCGGTCGTCTGCGGCGGGCCCGAGATCTGGGATGCCTAA
- the metA gene encoding homoserine O-succinyltransferase: protein MPIKIPASLPAFDVLTREGVMVMDEDAASRQDIRPLRIGLLNLMPKKIQTENQFARLIGATPLQIDLSLIRMSEHRTKNTAADHMESFYRPFSEVEATGEKFDGLIITGAPIEHLEFSDVTYWDELVRVFEWTQTHVHSTFGVCWGGMAMINHFHGVKKHLLDAKAFGCFRHRNMAPASPFLRGFSDDCVIPVSRWTEMRRDEIEAVPGLDVLLDSDEVGPCLVRDDTARALYIFNHLEYDSDTLKQEYDRDIAQGTPINVPCNYYPDDDPACPPQNRWRSHAHLLYGNWINEIYQTTPFDMATVGLCSRW from the coding sequence ATGCCCATCAAGATCCCTGCCAGCCTGCCCGCCTTTGACGTCCTAACCCGTGAGGGCGTCATGGTGATGGACGAGGACGCGGCCTCGCGGCAGGATATTCGGCCCTTGCGGATCGGCTTGCTGAACCTGATGCCGAAGAAGATCCAGACCGAAAACCAGTTCGCCCGCCTCATTGGCGCGACGCCGCTGCAGATCGACCTCAGCCTGATCCGCATGTCCGAGCATCGCACCAAGAACACCGCGGCGGATCACATGGAAAGCTTTTACCGTCCATTCTCCGAGGTCGAGGCGACGGGCGAGAAATTCGACGGGCTGATCATCACCGGTGCGCCGATCGAGCACTTGGAGTTCAGCGACGTCACCTATTGGGACGAGCTGGTGCGGGTGTTCGAGTGGACACAGACCCACGTGCATTCCACCTTCGGCGTCTGCTGGGGCGGGATGGCGATGATCAACCACTTCCACGGCGTGAAGAAACACCTGCTGGACGCCAAGGCGTTCGGCTGTTTCCGGCACCGCAACATGGCGCCTGCCTCGCCCTTCCTGCGTGGGTTCTCGGACGATTGCGTGATCCCGGTCAGCCGCTGGACCGAGATGCGCCGCGACGAGATCGAGGCGGTTCCGGGGCTGGACGTGCTTCTGGACAGTGACGAGGTCGGCCCCTGCCTGGTGCGGGACGACACCGCCCGCGCGCTTTATATCTTCAACCACCTTGAATATGACAGCGACACGCTGAAACAGGAATACGACCGCGACATCGCACAGGGCACGCCGATCAACGTGCCCTGCAATTACTACCCCGACGATGACCCGGCCTGCCCGCCACAGAACCGCTGGCGCAGCCATGCGCACCTGCTTTACGGCAACTGGATCAACGAGATTTACCAGACAACACCCTTTGATATGGCCACGGTCGGGCTATGTTCGCGATGGTAA